In the Elioraea tepida genome, one interval contains:
- a CDS encoding polysaccharide deacetylase family protein: protein MLRSHGRYDYSGITERADYAWPGGARLAVYLGINLEHFAFGEGLGAELAPGGPQPDVLNFAWRDWGNRVGAWRLIELLDDLRLPASMLVNSAMYAYAPSLMARIRSRGDEIVGHGRTNSERQSVLSEAEERALIAEATATIAAAEGAPPRGWLSPWIAESHATPDLLAEAGYRYTLNWCMDDQPIWMRTRNGKLLSIPYPQEANDIPSIVARKDGAAQFADIIVDSFDEMLSQSQRQPLVMGIALHPYIVGQPHRLRHLRRALAHIAGHRGTVYITTAGAIYDHIVSLPKGIVPGSEAP from the coding sequence ATGCTCCGGAGCCATGGCCGCTACGACTACAGCGGGATCACCGAGCGGGCGGACTATGCCTGGCCCGGAGGCGCCCGGCTTGCCGTCTATCTCGGCATCAACCTCGAGCATTTCGCCTTCGGCGAGGGCCTCGGCGCCGAGCTCGCGCCGGGCGGCCCGCAGCCGGACGTGCTGAACTTCGCCTGGCGCGACTGGGGCAACCGGGTCGGCGCCTGGCGGCTGATCGAGCTGCTCGACGATCTGCGCCTGCCCGCCTCGATGCTCGTCAACAGCGCCATGTACGCCTATGCGCCGTCGCTCATGGCGCGGATACGCTCCCGCGGCGACGAGATCGTCGGCCACGGCCGCACAAACAGCGAACGCCAGTCGGTTCTCTCCGAGGCCGAGGAGCGCGCGCTGATCGCCGAGGCGACGGCGACCATCGCGGCGGCGGAAGGGGCGCCCCCGCGCGGCTGGCTCTCGCCGTGGATCGCCGAGAGCCACGCCACGCCCGACCTGCTCGCCGAAGCCGGCTACCGCTACACCCTCAACTGGTGCATGGACGATCAGCCGATCTGGATGCGAACCCGGAACGGGAAGCTGCTCTCCATCCCCTACCCGCAGGAGGCAAACGACATCCCATCGATCGTGGCGCGCAAGGATGGCGCGGCGCAGTTCGCCGACATCATCGTCGACAGTTTCGACGAGATGCTAAGCCAGTCGCAGCGCCAGCCCTTGGTGATGGGGATTGCGCTGCACCCCTACATCGTCGGCCAGCCGCACCGGCTGCGGCATCTGCGGCGGGCACTTGCCCACATCGCCGGCCACCGCGGCACGGTGTATATCACCACCGCCGGCGCGATCTACGACCACATCGTGTCGTTGCCGAAGGGCATCGTGCCTGGATCGGAAGCACCCTGA
- a CDS encoding EAL domain-containing protein, which produces MPDTAEPAEDRQAKADSAGTRGASALVIARGAAAGLLAAAATEAGCGEVVIVPSDSVALVRLLRASAPPRFVLADTGGIGGSFVPLLRTMADPDLDVPLLLRLDPLKGRRALGVAHHLGLTAAVVSVDSGVAELAASLAGLREAAPSVPADALTAEALTSAIVARNIVTRYQPQVRLADAEPLALEALARWEHPVRGLLGAAEFVPLAEGAGLGATLADRVMRSAVEDLAALHRRGVRLRMAFNLPLDVLLHPATADRLAEAVASAGLPAEALTIELTESQIAHDLGAVRAAALRLRDQRFGVSIDDFSLNAAQAGLVSLPFSEMKLDRSLVLAARDDRAARGALGAVVRMAHRLGLLIVAEGIETPATWQMARDLGADLAQGWMVGRPMPAVAVPAWLAAWQRAIALGAASAPASSAFGA; this is translated from the coding sequence ATGCCCGACACAGCAGAGCCGGCCGAAGACCGGCAGGCCAAGGCGGACAGCGCCGGCACGCGCGGGGCATCCGCTCTTGTGATCGCGCGTGGCGCAGCGGCCGGGCTGCTCGCCGCCGCGGCCACGGAGGCCGGCTGCGGCGAGGTGGTGATCGTTCCCTCCGATTCGGTGGCGCTCGTGCGCCTCCTCCGCGCCTCCGCGCCGCCGCGCTTCGTGCTCGCCGACACGGGCGGGATCGGCGGAAGCTTCGTGCCGCTTCTGCGGACGATGGCCGATCCGGACCTCGACGTGCCGCTCCTGCTTCGCCTCGATCCCCTAAAGGGGCGCCGCGCCCTCGGTGTGGCGCATCATCTCGGCCTCACCGCAGCAGTGGTTTCGGTTGACTCGGGCGTGGCGGAGCTCGCTGCGTCCCTCGCCGGACTCCGCGAGGCGGCACCCAGCGTCCCGGCGGACGCGCTCACGGCCGAGGCGCTCACTTCGGCGATCGTGGCGCGCAACATCGTCACCCGCTACCAGCCGCAGGTTCGGCTCGCCGATGCCGAGCCGCTCGCGCTCGAGGCGCTCGCGCGCTGGGAGCACCCCGTGCGCGGACTGCTCGGCGCGGCCGAATTCGTCCCGCTCGCGGAAGGTGCGGGACTCGGGGCCACGCTCGCGGATCGGGTGATGCGGTCGGCGGTCGAGGACCTCGCGGCCCTGCATCGGCGGGGGGTGCGGTTGCGCATGGCCTTCAACCTCCCGCTCGACGTCCTGCTTCACCCCGCGACGGCCGACCGCCTCGCCGAGGCCGTCGCCTCTGCCGGCCTGCCGGCGGAGGCTCTGACGATCGAGCTCACCGAGAGCCAGATCGCGCACGATCTTGGCGCCGTCCGCGCCGCGGCGCTCAGGCTGCGCGACCAGCGCTTCGGCGTCTCGATCGACGATTTCAGCCTCAACGCCGCCCAAGCGGGCCTCGTCTCCCTGCCCTTCTCCGAGATGAAGCTCGACCGCTCGCTCGTGCTTGCCGCCCGAGACGATCGTGCGGCGCGCGGTGCCCTCGGCGCGGTGGTGCGCATGGCGCACCGGCTCGGCCTACTGATCGTTGCCGAAGGAATCGAGACCCCAGCCACCTGGCAGATGGCACGCGACCTCGGCGCCGACCTCGCCCAGGGCTGGATGGTCGGCCGGCCGATGCCGGCGGTCGCCGTTCCGGCCTGGCTCGCCGCCTGGCAGAGGGCGATCGCGCTTGGCGCCGCCTCCGCCCCCGCGAGCTCCGCCTTCGGCGCCTGA
- a CDS encoding aspartate aminotransferase family protein yields the protein MSRIIHRDLRAPPPVAVRAKGLWIEDDQGRRYADACGGAAVSCLGHAHPALVAAVRDQVGRLDYVHTGFFSNRPAEELARVMLTDAPAGLSHIYFVSGGSEAIEASLKIARQYFVERGEPGRTRFIARRQSYHGNTLGALSVGGNMARRALYDPILIPASLVEPCFAYRFKREDETEEEYGARAAASLEAEILRHPPGTVAAFLAETVVGATAGSVPPVPGYFRRIREICDRHGVLLILDEVMSGMGRCGTLHACTAEGIVPDILVVAKGLGAGVQPIGAMLVSEAIVDAIRDGSGAFQHGHTYLSHPVACAAALAVQRELREGGLLERVAPMGAVLADLLTERFGNHPHVGDIRGRGLFWSIELVADRATREPFDPARKLHARVREAAMARGLLVYPMGGTIDGRRGDHVTLAPPFTVTEEELAMIVERLGDAVEAALEA from the coding sequence ATGTCCCGAATCATTCATCGCGACCTCCGCGCGCCGCCTCCGGTAGCGGTTCGTGCCAAAGGCCTCTGGATCGAGGACGATCAAGGCAGACGCTACGCGGATGCCTGCGGCGGAGCGGCCGTGTCCTGCCTCGGGCATGCGCATCCGGCCCTGGTCGCGGCGGTTCGCGACCAGGTGGGCCGTCTCGATTATGTACACACAGGCTTCTTTTCGAACCGGCCGGCCGAGGAACTCGCGCGGGTGATGCTCACCGATGCGCCGGCCGGGCTCTCGCACATCTATTTCGTCAGCGGCGGCTCGGAGGCAATCGAGGCGTCGCTCAAGATCGCGCGGCAATACTTCGTCGAGCGCGGCGAGCCGGGGCGAACCCGGTTCATCGCGCGCCGCCAGTCCTACCACGGCAACACGCTCGGGGCGCTCTCCGTCGGCGGCAACATGGCCCGCCGCGCGCTCTACGACCCGATCCTCATCCCCGCCTCTCTGGTCGAGCCGTGCTTCGCCTACCGCTTCAAGCGGGAGGACGAGACGGAGGAGGAGTATGGCGCGCGCGCCGCAGCAAGCCTCGAGGCGGAGATCCTGCGACACCCTCCGGGAACGGTGGCCGCCTTCCTCGCCGAGACGGTGGTGGGCGCGACCGCCGGGTCGGTGCCGCCGGTGCCGGGCTATTTCCGCCGGATCCGCGAGATCTGCGACCGGCACGGCGTGCTGCTGATCCTCGACGAGGTGATGTCAGGGATGGGACGCTGCGGCACGCTGCACGCCTGCACGGCAGAGGGGATCGTCCCCGACATTCTCGTCGTCGCCAAGGGCCTCGGCGCCGGTGTGCAGCCCATCGGGGCGATGCTCGTCTCTGAGGCGATCGTCGACGCGATCCGCGACGGCTCTGGCGCCTTCCAGCATGGCCACACCTATCTCTCTCACCCGGTCGCCTGCGCGGCCGCGCTTGCGGTGCAGCGCGAACTGCGCGAGGGGGGCCTGCTCGAGAGGGTCGCGCCGATGGGCGCGGTGCTGGCCGATCTGCTGACGGAACGGTTCGGCAACCATCCGCATGTCGGCGACATCCGCGGGCGCGGACTCTTCTGGTCGATCGAGCTCGTGGCCGACCGTGCGACGCGTGAGCCGTTCGATCCGGCGCGGAAGCTCCATGCGCGGGTGCGCGAGGCGGCGATGGCGCGCGGCCTGCTCGTCTATCCGATGGGCGGCACGATCGACGGCCGCCGCGGCGACCATGTCACGCTCGCGCCCCCGTTCACCGTGACGGAGGAGGAGCTCGCAATGATCGTCGAGCGCCTCGGCGACGCGGTCGAGGCGGCGCTCGAGGCGTGA
- a CDS encoding PaaI family thioesterase produces MSEPPALSREEMLAFLAREFPNAGFGDGRLRLEDYARGACRVVMPLDERTIRPGPSVSGPAIMGLGDVSAWVALLSVIGPVPLAVTATLNVTFLRPAGLSDLASACIVLRAGRRLATMLAEVSRLGDGQAVAHLTITYAIPDGARA; encoded by the coding sequence GTGAGCGAGCCGCCCGCTCTCTCGCGCGAAGAGATGCTCGCCTTCCTTGCACGGGAATTCCCGAATGCCGGGTTCGGCGACGGCAGGCTCCGCCTCGAGGACTATGCGCGCGGCGCCTGCCGCGTGGTGATGCCGCTCGACGAGCGCACGATCCGGCCGGGGCCTTCGGTATCGGGCCCTGCCATCATGGGGCTTGGCGACGTCTCCGCCTGGGTGGCGCTCCTCTCCGTCATCGGGCCGGTGCCGCTTGCCGTCACCGCCACGCTGAACGTCACCTTCCTTCGCCCTGCCGGGCTCTCCGATCTCGCCTCCGCCTGCATCGTGCTGCGCGCCGGCCGGCGGCTCGCGACCATGCTCGCCGAGGTGTCGCGGCTCGGCGACGGCCAGGCGGTGGCGCACCTGACCATCACCTACGCGATCCCGGACGGGGCGCGGGCCTGA
- the secF gene encoding protein translocase subunit SecF, whose product MPLRLVRDGTTIPFMRGRMLGLAMSAFLSIASVVLFFTPGLNYGLDFRGGIVMELRTPEPANFAQLRSGLEGLNLGSVALQQFGSPNEVLIRLERQPDEGAQQRAVAAVRSWLEQAVPGARIVRIEAVGARVSAELFTAGMTALGVALLAMLLYIWFRFEWEYGVGAVVTLILDVTKAIGFLALTRIEFDLATVAAILTIIGYSVNDKVVVYDRMRENLRKYKTMPLREVIDLSINETLNRTIGTSLTTFLACLPLALIATGPVAAFAWVMLFGIVVGTSSSIFIAAPILLFLGEKRLRKGGVEEAKAPA is encoded by the coding sequence ATGCCGCTCCGCCTCGTCCGCGACGGAACCACCATCCCCTTCATGCGGGGCCGGATGCTTGGCCTCGCGATGTCGGCGTTCCTCTCGATCGCCTCCGTCGTGCTGTTCTTCACCCCCGGCCTGAACTACGGGCTCGACTTCCGGGGCGGTATCGTGATGGAGCTGCGCACGCCCGAGCCCGCCAATTTCGCCCAGCTCCGCTCGGGCCTCGAGGGGCTCAATCTGGGCTCGGTGGCGCTGCAACAGTTCGGCAGCCCGAACGAGGTGCTGATCCGGCTCGAGCGTCAGCCGGACGAGGGCGCGCAGCAGCGCGCCGTAGCTGCAGTGCGCAGCTGGCTCGAGCAGGCCGTGCCAGGGGCGAGGATCGTCCGAATCGAGGCGGTTGGTGCGCGCGTCTCCGCCGAGCTGTTCACAGCCGGAATGACCGCGCTCGGCGTCGCCCTGCTCGCGATGCTTCTCTACATCTGGTTCCGCTTCGAGTGGGAATATGGCGTGGGTGCGGTGGTGACCCTGATCCTCGACGTCACCAAGGCGATCGGCTTCCTCGCGCTGACGCGGATCGAGTTCGACCTCGCGACCGTCGCGGCGATCCTCACCATCATCGGCTATAGCGTGAACGATAAGGTCGTCGTGTACGACCGGATGCGCGAGAACCTCCGCAAGTACAAGACGATGCCTCTGCGCGAGGTGATCGACCTCTCGATCAACGAGACGCTGAACCGCACCATCGGCACCTCCCTCACCACCTTCCTCGCCTGCCTTCCGCTCGCCCTGATCGCGACCGGGCCGGTCGCCGCCTTCGCCTGGGTGATGCTGTTCGGGATCGTCGTCGGCACCTCGAGCTCGATCTTCATCGCCGCGCCCATCCTTCTGTTTCTTGGTGAGAAGCGGCTCCGGAAGGGCGGGGTGGAGGAGGCGAAGGCGCCGGCCTGA
- the secD gene encoding protein translocase subunit SecD, which produces MMYFARWKVIAIWATIALATLLCVPSFVPRTSLGSLGEALPWRQFQLGLDLRGGSYLLLEVDMDAVVRERLDNIQDSVRSRLRGANINYTGLSVRDRTVTLRLNDPARAQEAVRLLRELANPIVTGMGTSQPDLEVQAAPDGTITISLSEPLLREKATQAVEQSMEIVRRRIDESGVVDPIIARQGANRILVQLPGVQDPERIKQLIGKTARMTFHLLDETANLDAPSPPPGVMFLRGEGPQGGEQRYAVRRRVEVDGANLTDARAGQNPQTGEWVVNFSFDSIGTRRFAEITRANVGRPFAIVLDDRVITAPVIREPILGGRGQISGNFNARSANDLAVLLRAGALPAPLTVIEERTVGPDLGADAIRVGTIALAIGFVLVIVFMVLFYGLFGLFANIALVVNLVLLLGALSLMEATLTLPGIAGILLTLGMAVDANILINERIREEVRRGRTPLNAMEAGFRRAFTTILDSNLTTVLAMAMLYAFGSGPVRGFAVTITVGILVSMFSAFVFVRYMMVTWYRARRPAALPV; this is translated from the coding sequence ATGATGTACTTCGCCCGCTGGAAGGTGATCGCCATCTGGGCCACGATCGCGCTCGCAACCCTGCTCTGCGTGCCCTCCTTCGTGCCGCGCACAAGCCTCGGCTCGCTCGGCGAGGCCCTTCCCTGGCGCCAGTTCCAGCTCGGCCTCGACCTCAGGGGCGGCAGCTATCTGCTGCTCGAGGTCGACATGGACGCCGTGGTCCGGGAGCGTCTCGACAACATCCAGGACAGCGTCCGCTCGAGGCTTCGTGGCGCCAACATCAACTACACGGGCCTCTCCGTACGTGACCGAACCGTGACGCTTCGTCTGAACGACCCAGCGCGGGCACAAGAGGCGGTCCGGCTGCTGCGCGAGCTCGCGAACCCGATCGTCACCGGCATGGGGACATCGCAGCCCGACCTCGAAGTGCAGGCGGCGCCGGACGGCACGATCACGATCTCGCTCTCCGAGCCGCTGTTGCGCGAGAAGGCGACCCAGGCAGTCGAGCAGTCGATGGAGATCGTCCGGCGCCGGATCGACGAGAGCGGCGTCGTTGACCCGATCATCGCGCGCCAGGGAGCGAACCGCATCCTCGTCCAGCTTCCGGGCGTGCAGGACCCGGAGCGGATCAAGCAGCTGATCGGCAAGACGGCGCGAATGACCTTCCACCTGCTCGACGAGACCGCCAATCTCGACGCGCCGTCCCCGCCGCCCGGGGTGATGTTCCTGCGCGGCGAGGGGCCGCAAGGAGGGGAGCAGCGCTACGCCGTGCGGCGCCGCGTCGAGGTGGACGGCGCCAACCTGACCGATGCGCGCGCCGGCCAGAACCCGCAGACCGGCGAGTGGGTGGTGAACTTCAGCTTCGACAGCATCGGCACGCGACGCTTCGCCGAGATCACCCGCGCAAATGTCGGCCGCCCCTTCGCCATTGTGCTCGACGACCGAGTGATCACCGCGCCCGTGATCCGCGAGCCGATCCTCGGCGGGCGCGGTCAGATCTCAGGCAATTTCAATGCACGATCGGCGAACGACCTCGCCGTGCTGCTGCGGGCGGGCGCGCTGCCCGCGCCGCTGACCGTGATCGAGGAGCGCACCGTCGGCCCCGATCTCGGCGCGGATGCGATCCGTGTCGGAACGATCGCGCTCGCGATCGGCTTCGTCCTCGTGATCGTGTTTATGGTGCTGTTCTACGGGCTGTTCGGGCTGTTCGCGAACATCGCGCTGGTGGTCAATCTCGTGCTCTTGCTCGGCGCCCTGTCGCTGATGGAGGCAACGCTCACCCTGCCCGGTATCGCCGGGATCCTGCTCACCCTCGGCATGGCGGTGGATGCGAACATCCTGATCAACGAGCGCATCCGCGAGGAGGTGCGGCGGGGGCGCACGCCGCTCAACGCCATGGAGGCGGGGTTCCGGCGCGCCTTCACCACCATCCTCGACAGCAATCTCACCACCGTGCTCGCGATGGCGATGCTTTACGCCTTTGGCTCCGGCCCGGTGCGCGGTTTCGCCGTCACCATCACCGTCGGGATCCTGGTCTCGATGTTCTCTGCCTTCGTTTTCGTCCGCTACATGATGGTGACGTGGTATCGCGCGCGCCGCCCAGCGGCTCTGCCGGTCTGA
- a CDS encoding fused MFS/spermidine synthase, whose amino-acid sequence MHGVVEVRGEARATGRTPVFGLISIGFFASGFAALLYQVIWQRMLGLFAGSDAVTAALVVGAFLAGLGLGSLLAGVIADRLSPHRAAWAFIACEGGIAVFALLSKPFLYGVVVEELGPLMTAGWQIFAVCFAGLLAPTLLMGLSLPLLARAVVARLDQAAGRIGWLYGVNTLGAAAGTLVGGFWLVGTLGFERSLHVGAALNAVAALLTVAVLRGLPRQAPAAPGRAAAIGAKEPGSLGLPAWTTLVFLSGFFIIALEILWVRVLGIAGQANAYSFSLILGVFLVTDGLGVVAGSAWVKRVADTRVAFFHLQAWAALYALATLLGFRALYGFPWFEALVGMETFRHGPAEIAVIAALAVALIGPPAFLLGMSFPVVQKAVQRDLASVGFRVGLVQVGNIAGNAAGSLVCGLVLLHLFGTAGTARAVGLLALAMLLLWLVLAARSGVRDTAGRALALCLAAAIALFPGNVAWWSRIHGVKADQTAIVAEDRSGVVVLRLKGDAGPMFITGHTQSQVPFWPHHYFLGAIGPALHPNPEDVLVIGSGSGGTPFAAGWNPATRHIRAVELIAPVYEVIRDYAATRPASALAALVTDPRFTLAVGDGRREIFASGARYDVIEADAILPQTSHSGMLYSVEFLSLVRESLKPGGLFVQWAPTERVARSFLKAFPHVLMLLPISIVIGSDRPIPFDREGLLARLQEPAFVEWARRAGGVDPAEFPALFAEEVRVWGPETPRGDLDEINTDLFPRDEFYLNNTLRGARVVAPR is encoded by the coding sequence ATGCACGGTGTTGTCGAGGTTCGGGGCGAGGCCCGGGCGACCGGCCGCACGCCCGTGTTCGGCCTGATCTCGATCGGCTTCTTCGCGTCAGGCTTCGCCGCACTGCTCTACCAAGTGATCTGGCAGCGCATGCTCGGCCTTTTCGCCGGGTCCGATGCCGTGACTGCGGCGCTCGTCGTCGGCGCCTTCCTCGCCGGGCTCGGGCTCGGGTCGCTGCTCGCCGGCGTCATCGCCGACCGGCTGTCGCCACACCGAGCGGCCTGGGCCTTCATCGCCTGCGAGGGCGGCATCGCCGTCTTCGCCCTGCTCTCGAAGCCCTTCCTCTACGGCGTGGTGGTGGAGGAGCTCGGGCCGCTCATGACCGCCGGCTGGCAGATCTTCGCCGTCTGCTTCGCGGGCCTGCTCGCGCCGACGCTTCTGATGGGCCTGTCGCTGCCGCTCCTCGCCCGCGCCGTCGTGGCCCGGCTTGACCAGGCGGCGGGGCGGATCGGCTGGCTCTATGGCGTCAACACCCTCGGTGCGGCCGCGGGCACCCTGGTCGGCGGCTTCTGGCTCGTCGGCACCCTCGGTTTCGAGCGCTCGCTCCACGTGGGCGCGGCGCTGAATGCCGTGGCGGCACTTCTGACCGTCGCGGTGCTCCGCGGCCTGCCGCGTCAGGCACCCGCCGCACCGGGTCGCGCCGCTGCTATCGGCGCGAAGGAACCGGGCAGCCTCGGACTCCCGGCCTGGACCACACTCGTCTTCCTCTCCGGCTTTTTCATCATCGCGCTCGAGATCCTCTGGGTGCGCGTGCTCGGAATCGCCGGCCAGGCGAACGCCTATTCCTTCTCGCTCATCCTCGGCGTGTTCCTGGTGACGGACGGTCTCGGCGTCGTCGCCGGCTCGGCGTGGGTGAAGCGTGTCGCCGACACGCGGGTGGCCTTCTTTCATCTCCAGGCCTGGGCCGCCCTCTATGCGCTTGCCACGCTGCTTGGCTTCCGCGCCCTCTACGGTTTCCCCTGGTTCGAGGCGCTCGTCGGCATGGAGACGTTCCGTCACGGCCCTGCCGAGATCGCGGTGATCGCCGCACTCGCGGTGGCTCTGATCGGGCCTCCCGCCTTCCTGCTGGGGATGAGCTTTCCCGTGGTGCAGAAGGCGGTGCAGCGTGACCTTGCCTCGGTCGGGTTCCGGGTCGGGCTCGTCCAGGTCGGCAACATCGCCGGCAACGCGGCCGGAAGCCTGGTCTGCGGGCTCGTGCTTCTGCACCTCTTCGGAACGGCGGGAACGGCGCGGGCGGTGGGGCTGCTCGCGCTGGCGATGCTCCTCCTGTGGCTCGTCCTCGCCGCCCGTAGCGGCGTGCGCGATACAGCCGGGCGGGCGCTCGCCCTCTGCCTTGCGGCGGCGATTGCCCTCTTCCCGGGCAATGTCGCCTGGTGGAGCCGGATCCACGGCGTCAAGGCCGACCAGACGGCGATCGTGGCGGAGGACCGCTCGGGCGTGGTCGTGCTGCGGCTCAAGGGCGACGCGGGGCCGATGTTCATCACGGGCCACACCCAGAGCCAGGTGCCGTTCTGGCCGCACCACTACTTCCTCGGTGCCATCGGGCCCGCCTTGCACCCGAACCCGGAGGATGTGCTCGTGATCGGGTCCGGCTCAGGCGGCACGCCCTTCGCCGCCGGCTGGAACCCGGCAACCCGACACATCCGCGCCGTCGAGCTGATCGCGCCCGTCTATGAGGTGATCCGCGACTACGCCGCGACACGGCCAGCGAGCGCGCTCGCGGCGCTCGTGACCGACCCGCGCTTCACCCTCGCGGTGGGTGACGGGCGGCGCGAGATCTTCGCCTCCGGCGCCCGCTACGACGTGATCGAGGCAGATGCCATCCTGCCGCAGACCTCGCACTCAGGCATGCTCTACTCGGTGGAGTTCCTCTCGCTTGTGCGCGAGAGCCTCAAGCCGGGGGGCCTCTTCGTCCAGTGGGCGCCGACCGAGCGGGTGGCGCGCAGCTTCCTGAAGGCCTTCCCGCACGTGCTGATGCTTCTCCCCATCTCGATCGTGATCGGCTCGGATCGGCCGATCCCGTTCGACCGCGAGGGGCTGCTCGCGCGTCTCCAGGAGCCCGCCTTTGTCGAATGGGCGCGGCGCGCGGGGGGAGTCGACCCGGCCGAATTCCCGGCCCTGTTCGCCGAGGAGGTGCGGGTGTGGGGCCCTGAGACGCCGCGCGGCGACCTGGACGAGATCAACACCGACCTCTTCCCCCGCGACGAGTTCTACCTCAACAACACGCTTCGCGGGGCCCGGGTCGTCGCCCCGCGCTGA